In a single window of the Desulfuromonas thiophila genome:
- the nifD gene encoding nitrogenase molybdenum-iron protein alpha chain — MSEKIIPGITTERTEKLIAQTLAEMPEKARKKRQPHVGANEPEASVCAVKSNRKTVPGVMSARGCAYAGAKGVVWGPIRDMVHVSHGPVGCGYYSWGTRRNLVQGVPGVTSFAMDFTSDFQEKDIVYGGDKKLEQLLREADALFPLNHGLSVLSECPVGLIGDDINAVTKKMEQELGKIVVPCNCEGFRGVSQSLGHHISNDSIRDFVIGKRSFDAPATPYDVALIGDYNIGGDVWAAKPILEEMGLNVRATWTGDGAIEEIAATHQVKLNLIHCYRSMNYMCKVMEEKWGIPWVEYNFFGPTKIAESLRKIAALFDADIQAKAEAVIAKYTPMAQAVIDEYRPRLEGKTAMLFVGGLRPRHTVGAYEDLGIQITGTGYEFAHQDDYDRTAPEMAKGTLIYDDVSEFEFERYVEELKPDLVGSGIKEKYVFQKAGIPFRQMHSWDYSGPYHGYEGFRIFARDIDMAINSPTWKLIKSPF; from the coding sequence ATGTCTGAGAAAATCATTCCCGGCATCACCACCGAGCGCACCGAAAAGCTGATTGCGCAGACCCTCGCCGAAATGCCGGAAAAAGCCCGCAAGAAACGTCAGCCCCATGTGGGCGCCAATGAGCCGGAGGCCAGTGTCTGCGCCGTCAAATCAAACCGCAAGACCGTTCCCGGTGTGATGAGCGCGCGCGGCTGCGCCTACGCCGGTGCCAAGGGGGTGGTGTGGGGCCCCATCCGCGACATGGTGCATGTCTCCCACGGGCCGGTCGGCTGTGGCTATTATTCCTGGGGCACGCGCCGCAACCTGGTGCAGGGCGTGCCCGGCGTGACCTCCTTCGCCATGGATTTCACCTCGGATTTTCAGGAAAAGGACATTGTCTACGGCGGTGACAAGAAACTGGAACAGCTGTTGCGCGAGGCCGACGCCCTGTTTCCCCTCAACCACGGCCTGTCGGTGCTGTCGGAATGTCCGGTGGGCCTGATCGGTGACGATATCAATGCCGTGACCAAAAAAATGGAGCAGGAACTCGGCAAGATCGTGGTGCCCTGCAACTGTGAAGGCTTTCGCGGCGTAAGTCAGTCCCTCGGCCACCATATCTCCAACGACAGCATCCGCGATTTCGTCATCGGAAAACGCAGCTTCGACGCGCCGGCGACGCCCTACGACGTGGCCCTGATAGGCGACTACAACATCGGCGGCGATGTCTGGGCGGCCAAGCCGATTCTGGAGGAAATGGGCCTGAACGTGCGCGCCACCTGGACCGGCGATGGTGCCATCGAGGAAATCGCCGCCACCCACCAGGTCAAGCTCAATCTGATCCATTGCTACCGCTCGATGAACTACATGTGCAAGGTGATGGAAGAAAAATGGGGCATTCCCTGGGTGGAATACAACTTCTTCGGCCCGACCAAGATCGCCGAAAGCCTGCGCAAGATCGCCGCGCTGTTCGATGCCGATATCCAGGCCAAGGCCGAGGCGGTCATCGCCAAATACACGCCCATGGCCCAGGCGGTGATCGACGAGTACCGTCCACGACTGGAAGGCAAGACCGCCATGCTGTTTGTCGGCGGATTGCGGCCACGCCACACCGTCGGCGCCTATGAGGATCTCGGCATCCAGATCACCGGCACCGGCTACGAATTCGCCCATCAGGACGACTACGATCGCACCGCGCCGGAAATGGCCAAGGGCACGCTGATCTACGATGACGTGTCGGAGTTCGAGTTCGAGCGCTACGTTGAAGAGCTCAAGCCCGATCTGGTTGGCAGCGGCATCAAGGAGAAATATGTCTTTCAGAAGGCCGGCATCCCCTTTCGCCAGATGCACAGCTGGGACTACTCCGGCCCCTATCACGGCTACGAAGGCTTCCGCATCTTCGCCCGCGATATCGATATGGCCATCAACAGCCCAACCTGGAAACTGATCAAAAGCCCGTTTTGA